Proteins from a single region of Abyssalbus ytuae:
- a CDS encoding tail fiber protein, whose product MKFRNLIDTSAPDRVIIKSDGDVGIGMVSHFSKLHISSYTNVDVDTDNNTEKDNPVIQMHQDGDIIGVNIGFSENFGENIFGIGVSNTNQEGDQWNTFAISRGKGNVGIGTTTPDSKLTVAGNIHSREVKVIVNAGADFVFDKDYNLLKLVEVQKFIKENGHLPEMSTAKEMEENGIHVSEMNIKLLQKIEELTLCTIEKEKKIENQAPENKELQDKLSRLEKLIQEVLNLKN is encoded by the coding sequence GTGAAATTCAGAAATCTGATAGATACAAGTGCCCCCGATAGGGTGATTATTAAAAGTGATGGAGATGTTGGTATCGGCATGGTTAGCCATTTTTCAAAATTACATATTTCTTCATACACAAATGTTGATGTAGACACTGATAATAATACCGAAAAAGATAATCCCGTGATCCAGATGCATCAGGATGGAGATATTATTGGTGTAAATATAGGATTTTCTGAAAATTTTGGTGAAAACATATTTGGAATAGGGGTAAGTAATACAAATCAAGAGGGAGACCAATGGAATACCTTTGCAATCAGCCGCGGAAAAGGAAATGTAGGCATCGGTACCACTACCCCGGACTCCAAACTCACGGTAGCCGGTAACATACACTCCCGCGAGGTAAAAGTGATCGTCAATGCCGGGGCTGACTTTGTTTTTGATAAAGATTATAACTTATTAAAATTGGTAGAAGTACAAAAATTCATAAAAGAAAACGGTCACCTTCCTGAAATGTCCACTGCAAAAGAGATGGAAGAAAACGGTATTCACGTTAGTGAGATGAATATAAAACTTTTACAGAAAATAGAAGAATTAACACTTTGTACAATTGAAAAGGAGAAGAAAATAGAAAATCAAGCACCTGAAAATAAAGAACTACAAGATAAACTTTCCAGGCTTGAAAAACTTATTCAAGAAGTACTCAATCTAAAAAACTAA
- a CDS encoding cytochrome c oxidase subunit I gives MSATAAHAHAEDHAHDHGHHHKETFVTKYIFSQDHKMISKQYLITGLIMGFIGIAMSLLFRMQIAWPGESFPVFEALLGKWAPDGVMDPNIYLALVTIHGTIMVFFVLTAGLSGTFSNLLIPLQIGARDMASGFLNMVSYWLFFLSSAIMVLSLFVEAGPAAAGWTIYPPLSALPQAQGGSGAGMTLWLVSMAIFIASSLLGSLNYIVTVLNLRTKGMSMTRLPLTIWAFFITAIIGVVSFPVLLSAALLLIMDRSFGTSFFLSDIFIQGEALHYQGGSPVLYEHLFWFLGHPEVYIVLLPALGITSEVIATNARKPIFGYRAMVASILAIAFLSTIVWGHHMFVSGMNPFLGSVFTFTTLLIAIPSAVKAFNYITTLWKGNLQFNPAMLFSIGLVSTFITGGLTGIILGDSALDINVHDTYFVVAHFHLVMGISALYGLFAGVYHWFPKMFGKMMNKNLGYAHFWITAVCAYGVFFPMHFVGMAGLPRRYYTNTNFPMFDDLSDIQVVMTTFALIAGAAQMIFIFNFIKSIFYGQKAPQNPWNSNTLEWTTPVEHIHGNWPGEIPHVHRWAYDYSKTNENGEYVIPGQDFVPQTLPLQENEEELNH, from the coding sequence ATGTCAGCAACAGCAGCACACGCACACGCAGAGGATCATGCACACGATCATGGACATCATCATAAAGAAACTTTTGTAACCAAATATATATTCAGTCAGGATCATAAAATGATTTCAAAGCAGTATTTAATTACTGGTTTGATCATGGGATTTATAGGCATAGCAATGTCGTTGTTATTCCGTATGCAAATTGCCTGGCCTGGAGAATCATTTCCTGTTTTCGAAGCTTTATTAGGTAAATGGGCACCAGATGGGGTAATGGATCCTAATATTTATTTGGCTTTGGTTACCATTCATGGTACCATTATGGTATTTTTTGTGCTTACGGCAGGATTAAGCGGTACTTTCAGTAACTTGCTTATTCCGTTACAAATAGGTGCCAGGGATATGGCATCAGGTTTCCTTAACATGGTATCTTACTGGTTGTTTTTTCTTTCCAGTGCAATAATGGTACTATCTCTTTTTGTTGAGGCGGGGCCTGCTGCTGCCGGATGGACAATATACCCTCCCCTTAGTGCATTGCCACAGGCACAGGGAGGTTCAGGAGCTGGTATGACCTTATGGTTAGTATCTATGGCAATATTTATTGCTTCCTCTTTATTAGGATCGTTAAACTATATTGTTACCGTCCTTAATTTAAGAACCAAAGGAATGTCAATGACAAGATTACCACTTACCATTTGGGCGTTCTTTATTACAGCTATTATAGGTGTTGTATCATTCCCGGTATTACTATCGGCAGCCTTGTTATTGATCATGGATAGAAGTTTTGGTACTTCTTTCTTTCTTTCAGATATTTTTATACAGGGAGAGGCATTACATTATCAGGGTGGATCACCAGTGCTTTATGAGCATCTGTTCTGGTTTTTAGGCCATCCGGAAGTATATATTGTATTATTGCCTGCTTTAGGAATTACTTCGGAAGTTATTGCCACTAATGCACGTAAACCTATATTTGGGTATCGCGCCATGGTAGCATCAATTTTAGCTATCGCATTCCTGTCAACCATTGTATGGGGTCATCATATGTTTGTATCCGGAATGAACCCGTTTTTAGGATCTGTATTTACATTTACAACATTGTTAATTGCCATACCCTCTGCGGTAAAAGCATTTAACTATATCACTACCTTGTGGAAGGGGAACTTGCAGTTTAACCCTGCAATGTTATTCTCAATAGGGTTGGTATCAACATTTATTACCGGAGGTTTAACAGGTATTATTTTAGGGGACAGTGCATTAGATATTAATGTACATGATACTTACTTTGTTGTGGCTCACTTCCACCTGGTAATGGGTATTTCGGCCCTTTACGGATTGTTTGCCGGAGTATATCACTGGTTCCCCAAAATGTTTGGTAAAATGATGAATAAAAACCTTGGCTATGCCCATTTCTGGATTACGGCAGTATGTGCTTACGGTGTATTCTTCCCGATGCATTTTGTCGGTATGGCAGGGTTGCCAAGACGTTACTATACCAACACCAACTTCCCTATGTTCGATGATTTATCAGACATACAGGTAGTAATGACAACTTTTGCACTTATTGCTGGCGCTGCTCAGATGATATTTATATTTAACTTTATTAAAAGTATATTTTACGGGCAAAAAGCACCGCAAAATCCATGGAATTCAAATACATTGGAGTGGACAACACCGGTAGAACACATACATGGCAACTGGCCAGGTGAAATACCCCACGTACACCGCTGGGCTTATGATTATAGCAAAACAAATGAGAATGGAGAGTATGTAATTCCCGGACAGGATTTTGTGCCTCAAACACTCCCGCTTCAGGAAAACGAAGAAGAATTGAATCATTAA